DNA from Toxoplasma gondii ME49 chromosome X, whole genome shotgun sequence:
TCGAACAACTGGAAATTCCAGGAACGTTCAGTTCCGACCCGCATCGGTGCACGTGGGTCGACACTCGACGAACGACTCATACTTTCCGTGGTTTTCGCGAGAGCGTCTATTGGAGTCAAATAGATGGGCAGTTTCCTGACAACTAAAAGCAACTTTTTAGGTCGTGGCAGTCAGCTGTCCTCAGGGTAAATATTTGCTGGGGTCGTTGCTCGGGATGCCGGATCTCCCTCATAATTCAGGTGCGGCAGAAGCCCAGCGGGCCAGTTTCCTCTGACGATGCCCTTTGTGTACATGAATTGTTCATAGATAATTTTCACGGCACTTTAGGAACATCAAAGTGTCGCAGGGCGTGCATTTTGAGTGTCGTCACGCTGAGAGTTCGAGGGTTGAACCGAATTAACGACATTCCGTACTATCATGTTAAACGTGAAGCGTGAAGGGGCACTGACTGCGATCGTAGTCAGACTGTTATCGATCCGCCTAGACAACTCACCACGAATGTGGGATCAAAAGTTCTCCAGAATTCTTCGTCCTCTAGTGCGGAGCTGCTGAACGTGGAAATCTGAAAATCTCTAAATGATATTTCATCTTCCAAGCGTTTGCAGCTGCACTGAACACCCGAGCCGATCTTTCAAACTGGAAGAGGTAGTTAGCTCAAGTGGTTGCCAGGGGTCAAACGAGACGTCAAGGAAAAACCTACCGGGAAACGTCTTGTGAAGATaaccgacgcatgcaggcgtATCCATGGGATCTAGTGTAACGGCCGTATCGTTTCCACCTGTCTGAAACAATGCGTATGATTCATTGGCCGTTAGCCGCTAGTATGCATGGATCTATCCATGCAGAATACATGGTGTCTGGTGCTTTGAGACCGTACAATAAACGAGGACAGGAAGCTTCGCTACGTAGGATAACGGTTTTTGAGGGTGTAACGAAGATATAAAGTCCACGTGTTGCAGTCTAAGGGTCAGATAGTGCGGTGACCGGAAGTAATCGAATAGCTCTGAGACACGGCGCATAACGCTGCGGAATCAATACTTCTGTCAGGAGTCACGCGCTTGAGTAGAAGATTTCCAACTGCCGTTGAAATTGTGTCACAAAATCGAAATAAAATGACATCGATGTGGCTAGTCCATGTAGTTGGCTTTGCACGACGGCTCGGGCATGGGGCACACGCGTGTGGCGAGCAGTGCGTTTTCACACAGGGTGCAGATCCCAGCACATTTTTATTGTATTTTCAACGTAATCGCTAAACCTATTCCTTGGGAGACTGAGACCGATCCCCAATTCACACTGTTATGAATCTTTTACAAACATCGCTAGCATGATGGCCTACAATCGGTTCAGTGTTGTGTTAATTGCGGCGGCTGCCTTCGTTTGTGGGCTTCTCCAAATTCCAGgtacgagaagaaaagacgcggATCGGTTTCCGTTAGAGACATAGCACATTCCTGCTAAGGATTCTGGCGAAATGCTCAACAAATGTCGTTGAACACACCACCGCTGTCTCTTGAAGTGGTGCAGAGCATTCCGTGCTAAGTGTTCACGACTCTTGTGTTCAGCTGAATAATGCAGTTCTCCTGTGTCATAACAATTTACCATGTTTCCAGCGTCTCTGTGGCTCTCCTCAGGTGCTTCTGCTACTGGTGCTCAAGTAGTCAAGAGTTCCGCAAACTCGTCAAGTGATGGCACGGAGCAAAACGCCCGCATGATCAGTATCGAGCAGATCCAAGATTTATTCACGGCGTTCGTGGGAAGTCAGTTCGCAACAGTGCAGGAGAGACTCGCCGTTGAGGCACTCGTGGACTGGGCCGTcgcagaaagcgagactGAAGTTTCCGAGGATCATGGTAATTTTGAGTCAGACGAAAATAGCTTTAATGCGGTCGTCACCAGGGTAGCAAACTCTCTGATAGCAGCCATGCCTACAGGGGGGGATGGTGAAACGAAGAACTCTTCTGCATCGCGGGGCCAAACTAGTCTGTCGTCCTTCCAAGACATTGAAACGTTGatacaaaagaagaaagcattGAGAGATTCCTATGAGAGCGTAGCTGATGCCTTCTGGTCTTTTGTGGAATTTTCTCGAATGCTGCCGCGTGTAACAAAGAACTCTTCGACGAGCGTTTCCGATTCCTTAGCTGAATTGACGGCGCCGACAACAGTAGCGGTTACGGGAACACCAGGAGAAAGAAATTTCTATCGCCCATCGGCAGGCAATTCCGAAGTAACTATGTTCCTCAATGTATCGCCGATGGTGCTGCTTAACCGGATTTGTCGAGGCCAGCGAGTGGCCTGCGCCGAGATGTTTCAGCTATCGTTGTACAGTGCGATACAAGAAGTTGCAAACGACGACATGTTCACACAGGATCGCCTCAAAATGGGAAATGTGGGACTGCGAGGCTCCGGAGTACAGCAAGCTATCATCATTTATGACGATGGTGACCTGCGCTTCGCCGATGTTTTGGAATCCGCGCTAGACGATGTTCagttctgcagagaagatCCTTCACGTCCCATCTGTCAGACGATCACCGGTCAAACTCTTGCGGAGAGCAATATCACGCCGAAGGTCATAAGCAAACGTGTTATAGAGTAATGTTATTATGCTTTCGTACGCTCAAAGGTTCCACTCGGTGAATGCCTTTTTGTGTTGAGAGGCTCCCACTTCCCTCAACAATGGTTCTTGCTCTTTTGTTGTCTATAACTTGCCACCGCGGCAAATCTACGCACGCGACTGCTGGCAAGGATGACAGTCTCTGCACTCTTGTTGCTGGTGCACTCGAAAGAAATAATGTGCATCGTAGTTCGAAATACAGAAACATCTGCCACGTGGAACGGTCCCTATCGGCGCACCACTGCTCTAGAGGGGCAGATGCTACAGTCTCAAGGCTGAAAGACTTACAAGTCCCTAGAATGGAACACAATCAACGTTGTTACGGAGACGCGAATTCGTGCGCGAGCCGGTACTTCAGAACACAGTTTCTTTTCGTGGTTAGCAGACTCTGTCCGTCCATAGTCTTACAGTCAGCAGTTGCACTCCGATCGTCGGCACCGtgtgtctcgctgtctctaAAACGTTAATGCATATATGGATGAATGCTTAGAGCGAGAGTGATAATGTAAGTGAGTTGTGCATCTGATTGTTGATTGAGCTGCTACCAAACCAGATGTGGTAATGCAGTGTCCTGACTTTGAAAAACTCACCGGTCTCCAAAACGGAACGCTGCCATCATTATGGAGACGCAGATTCGTGAGCGCCCCCTTACTTTTTGACAAGGAAAATTGTTTCGGCGCAGTTGCTTTCGCGCTGTTTCGCTGTGTCGTCAAAAAACAGGAGGCTTCTGACGCGACATATATTGAAATGAATCCTGTTAAGAAGCGACTTGCGATTTAGTGTACGCCCCGGA
Protein-coding regions in this window:
- a CDS encoding hypothetical protein (encoded by transcript TGME49_215140~Signal peptide predicted by SignalP 2.0 HMM (probability 0.993) with cleavage site probability 0.286 at residue 39~Predicted trans-membrane domain (TMHMM2.0):6-29) translates to MMAYNRFSVVLIAAAAFVCGLLQIPASLWLSSGASATGAQVVKSSANSSSDGTEQNARMISIEQIQDLFTAFVGSQFATVQERLAVEALVDWAVAESETEVSEDHGNFESDENSFNAVVTRVANSLIAAMPTGGDGETKNSSASRGQTSLSSFQDIETLIQKKKALRDSYESVADAFWSFVEFSRMLPRVTKNSSTSVSDSLAELTAPTTVAVTGTPGERNFYRPSAGNSEVTMFLNVSPMVLLNRICRGQRVACAEMFQLSLYSAIQEVANDDMFTQDRLKMGNVGLRGSGVQQAIIIYDDGDLRFADVLESALDDVQFCREDPSRPICQTITGQTLAESNITPKVISKRVIE